GATGCCCCAAGGCACTCGTCGTATAGTTACTACTTACTAGTTAGTATCGAATCTCGTCCTTAGTCTTTATATCGTATCGTATTTATCAGGTATTTATAAAagtactaaaaaaataaacgttaaaaattttatttatcataAGTAAGTAAATTTAGGAATTATAATAAATACTTCATAATACGATCGCAATTGTTTGCCAAAATATTGAATTCTACTTAATCACTTaatataaattatattttttatttgaaatcgaCCCAAAATAGGCaggattaaaacaaaacaccaGTTACATTTCAAGAATGACATCAAGAGCAAAACCCTCCAAGAAAGAAACTTCAGGTGCCAATGAAGATTTTGAAGTTTTGGATGTAAGAGATATGGGAAAAGAGGCAGAAAGTTTGTTGCAATCTCTTCGCAAGTATGTTAGTGAAGGATCACATTCAAAACAACTAGCTATTGGTGGTGTCTCTGGATGGTATGTATTTGATCCTGTCTGAGTTACGCAGATTATATTTTTACAATATTATCACAGGGTCACTGGATACATGGCCatgaaaataggaaagacTGTTGCAACTGCTGTAGGAGGTAGCCTGATTCTCCTTCAGATTGCTAACCACAAGGGTTACATTAACATCAACTGGTCCAAAGTTAATAAGGATTTAGAGGGTGCTACAAAAAAACTCGCACAACAGGGATCAGATCCTTCTATTCCCAAGATGCTTGACAAggtattatttttcatttgttgctGCCTGCACCCTTCTTCTACATCTTGAATCATACAGCATGATAAGTCACACTTGTTTATATTATTGCAATTAGGTTCAGCATTTTGTTGTAGAAAATGGATACTTTTCCTGTGGTTTTTCTGGTGGCTTCCTCATAGGCCTAGCGTCTTAAATTCATTTAATCACCCATTCAATTTAGTTAAGATATTTCATTGTGGTAAGCTAAGCTGTATGAAGAATGGAGGAATGTAAATATGAAGTAACAactgaagaatttttttttttcatttactggGTTGAGACCATGTACATAGCTATTTTCTGCTTGCTTTTATCATCACACTCGaagacaaaacatttttttaaagaataaatcCTCAgtggagaatttttttttgtttattcttttcatattTCACATAAGTTGATAGGCTGTGTCGTATTCATGATTTCATAGGCTGCCGACTATTTGGACGAACAAGCAGAAAAAGCTGGCCGAGTTCTCCGAAAGAGAACTGCAGGAACGCGCAGCTGGTACCATAAACTCATCGGCAAGAAAACATCGGATGGTTCCGAGGCCTTTTATATTGGTTTCATCGGAGGTTCTCTGGCTGGATTATTTATTGGAGTAATTTTTTAAGCGTTAATGATTGATGCATAGACCTTAAAGACTCCAGCACTTGTAGAAAGATGTATTCATGGACAAAAGTCAACagacaagagagaaataaatcgCATAAGGCCATTCGGAGCAACATTTTAACAGTTTCTAATTGTAATAATTCTAGTACGACACTATTCTAATTGACACTTAAAAGGCCTTGGGGAAACTAGCATGTATCAAATAAATCGAAAAGTTCGCCCGTCACCAATACAATGAAGTTATACATAGTTAATAACGTTTCCTGTAACCCCCTCAACTTCACCTTGTTAAAACAAAACGATAAATCCGAGCTACCAGATAACGTCAAATCATAAATGAAGGCACTGAAATTTAAGACATTTCTTCAAGGCATGTGTTACACACAATTTGGACCGTTTAAATTACTCGAGGTCCGTGAAAGCCAAGAGTGGTGGTGCAAAGTTAACTGTCtgcatcagaaaaaaaaatttaataataatggagAACGAGCGAGAAGCGCAAGAAAAATCCAGTTTTAAGGCTAGTAATCATGGCCATACAGGGGGACGGGTCACCaagacattttcaaatgatatATCTCCTGCTTCGTATTCGGTTTGCGAGTGGCTTGTCAAAAACATTTGGACAGGGTATGCAGAAAGAATCATTTGACGAGCACATTTACAGGTAATTCAAAGGCATTGAAAAGGAACACACAATTTTGACCGACACACGAGGGAATTCCCAGGCATCTTATTGCTTCACACGTTTTATAGGCACGTCAGTTTCTCTCAAGACGACGATACTGGAACGGGCGCGCGACCGGACCGGgatctcatctttttttttttacacctaGAACCATCTTCCCTAGAACAAGAACCTACAGTCATAGTTGCATAtatgttttaaaaagtgaTGGTTTCGGaatcaaacgaaacaaatatcgaaaatctTGTTAGCTCCTCCTTCCGTTTCCCAACAATAACTCTTAATACGTAAATGATAAGCTAGTACGACAATGCATAATACGCATTGTGAGCTAATCTTCCTCTAAAACGTTTGCACTTTCAGAACCGAATTGTTTTTGATTAACTCTACCGCTAGTCGTTAGCTctacatattcaaaataattgccAATTTCTGAATATTCGTTAAGATGAATCCCATACTAAAGGTTAAGGCCAAAATGTAAAAGTTAGTTGATCACGCCCAATGCCAAACCAATAGATGCGTAAACTTCAAGACGTGTTGAAGAAAACCATCGACGATATTGGCATTCCATAGAagatatttataaatttggGATTCAACCAAGACGAGCTGTTTCAGAGCCAAGTAAGGACGTTGTCGACtttgtttgaattcaaaagaacGTCATTCAGGATGTCCGTCGATAACTCTTCTCCCAACTgttcaaaaataattgttgttttaaatcGAAATGACATTGTGAAATGTATGTTCTTACATCCAAAGTAGGTACGAGATCGTCAGTAGTGTCCATATGAGCAGGTAGATCGCCAGCCTCTAATCCTCCATTCATGTCGTTCATGTCGTTCATATCGACAGTGCCAACAGAAGCAGGACCTAAACAACGTAAACAATCCGTTACTAAAAATGTGAACTCAACGATGTGAAACAATGAATAATATAGgaaaaattaaactaaaataaaaatttaaaaatttaaattaagactaattttaaaaatcaaaattacaaTCAAGCGTAGTGTCCATTGTGTCATCCATAGAGGCGAGGAAATCCTCGGGTGTGTGAGGTAAGCTATAACTGCCACCCATACCCAAACCAGAGTCGGCCGACTCTTGACGAGCATGAAAGTCGGTAGCCAATGACGAAGGTGGAGCTGTCGAAGACTGAGGGATATTTGTGGCCGCTCCGTTTCCTGTTCCATTGACGCAAGTATGGGGAACGGCGGCGGTAGCAGCAGCCGACGCTGCACTAAGAAAAGGATCCACCGTGTTGGAGCTAAGCTCGTTGGCCGCTGCACTGTTGCTACTCGATTGCGTATGAAGAGGATTCCGTCTCATGGCGAACTCCGGTTGCTGTTGGGAACCGGTGCTGTTTTCTTGCTGACGGACGCGAGTTTCTCGTTCCATCTGCAATGAATTCATCAATGGAAAACAAAGATCACACAACACCTTCACATGAACTAAAATACCATGGCTATAATTTCCTGTTGTCTCTGTCTTAAACGATCCTGCTCCTGCTGAAGTCTTTGCAATCGCAATTGTTGCTGGGCAGCCTGGGCAGGCGTCAAAGTTTGCTGTGAAGTTcctattaaataaaaataaaaacatcaaattgaATGTTTACCGTCAGCACTTCTGAGATTTGTTTTCATAAAATAAGCCTCACCTGAAGCAGCTGGCTGCTGAGTaatctgttgttgttgctgtaagGCGGCAGCGCTCTGTGTTCCAGCGGCGTGTACCATGGGTGGCTTCTGCATGTGAATAGCTGATGATGGAACAAACAGAAACGAGACATTAGCGTGGCGAGCAAGtggggaaaaacaaataaatacaaaataataaaagaagttgctaTTACGAAGGCGAGGATCAAACCACGAAGTCTTTCTCGTGTGATGATCAATGAAATAGAGTTCTCCTTCCGGAGTAACTGCTTGTTCCCATCCATCCGGTAGAGGACCCAAAGCTTGGGTTAAAGCTTGCTGAGATGCCGCCAAGACAGCCGCTGCATTACTTCCTGTTAATTGAATGAAAGTTACATAACCGGAAAGCCAGGAATTTGTATTGTTTCACTTACCGGCAACTGGCGCCGTAACGGCACTGAGTAAAGGTGGAGCTACCATGTTTGGTGGAGGAGCCGGTGACAACGGCTGAATCTGTTGCTGCAGTAATTTTTTCCGTGGATCCTcccatgttgttgtttgagTCAGGTGactgtaaagaagaaaaagaaaaaacacatcaGCAAGATGAAAATCGGTAGAATGTCTGACAcgtaaataacaaattatttgacaaTGATAAACGGCAACGCTAAACACACGCGACTAGACACAATAGTCTAGGACAAACCTGACTGAAATTGTTCGGTACCATGTTGGAAAGACCTTGGATTTGTTTCACGCTAATAGAATCAGATAaaagagggagggagggaagGGGAATAATGTAAGCAACAACACACTCGGTCACATGGCCTTGGGAAGTAAAGAAGAGTAAAACGGAGAATACGGAAAACGTACTAAGGTGGGCAGACCGTCCCCGATCCTAACGTCGTTCAAGCTTGTTTCCGCCTCTCATGGGCAAACGCACCTAAATTTGCACGGACAAGGTCGCTTGTCGAAACCGGTAGCATTGCACAAAATGACAACTAGTTCTAAATCCTGGCGCCCAGAAATGAACCAACACATTCATTTTAATGCggattcatattttttttttacctggacGAGCTTCATTTGTACGATTAAAAAAgcttaaataaacaaaagaaactcgtATTCCagttaaaaatgttgatattTTTCGAAGAGAATACTTTTTTTCATGAGGGATTTGGAGTTTCTAAGGATGAATTGAGAAGCCGTGGGAATTCCATCCATAAAAGGTTGAGTcgagggggagagagaaacctGCTCCGTGTGCAGATTCTCCTTCCCAAAAATGGCGAGTCCAACCAAAGGCGGATGATAGGCGGTTCGCGTTGGCTCGGATCGAATCAACGAGCTCATGAATTAAAGAACGAAGATGGGCTTCACAAAAGGCTAGCATGGAACCCAAAGGACAGAAAAGCAACCCtcacggagaaaaagaaaagaacaaaaaaattggtcaAACAAGTGGATAGATAACGTACATACGGAGGAGAAAGTAgaggagaagatggaaaggTCAGCCCATAGCCACAGGTAAGAATGGatccaggaagaagaaaatagttgGATAAAAGCTCGGAGACAGAGAAAACGGCTCCTCTCTTTCGCTGAGGGTCTCAATAGAGATGGCGGGAGGAGGGGGGACTCGTACCCAAGGTCACTATAAAAGAACAAGGTATTCAACAATAAGCAACCTAACCCACCAGCAGGAAACGTAGAGATCCCCCGTGCTTCGCTAtgcattctctctctcctaaaCACCACAGGCATTTGCCCCCGTCTCTTTCTTTAcaggtaaaaagaagaagaaaaaaaaaatggtaaaaggTAGGAGGGCATTCCAcagaccttttttctttttacttaaggCCAGTATACATTCCATCGTGGTAAATTTGAGTTATTCAGTTGAGAAACTATGAGATCTCAACGGTTGTTCGACGAACCCTTAAAAATACGCGATTTGGCCAACCCCAACACACGTATCAGATGGCAAGAGAAAATATTCTAGTAGTCGGGCATGACTGTATGTagttataatttaataaataagcAATCAGTTTTCGAGATGTGAGACGAATGAGGCGCCGTAAGTTGAGAAGGAGGGGTTGAAACGCAACAACCTCTAAAGAAAGCGTTTCTCGCTGTCGACAAGAGACTAAATCTTAAAATGGTTACCAGAGATGAAGTGGACCTAGCAACCATTCATTCAGAGctaaacaaaacttttatctttctctacaaaaaaatatacatgctacacacgaaaaaagaggtttttctgacagtaaaaacaaaataggatTCTGCAACTCACAATTTCATCGTATTTTCTCCCAAGAAAAAAGGTGTGGTTGCAGAACCCAATTTTCTTATGTCAAAAACTCCTAAGTGTGAAAGCAGCTTTACCCTACTGAGGGATGGTTGCTCCATAAAGGCACGGCCCGGTTCTATTTTTGCAGTTGAGATAGCTGCTCCAAACTGCGTCTCGACAGCGGCAAACTCCGACCCCTCCTCACGCTCTCAACTGTCCCGTTCAACCTGCGCATTTTGCTCAAATCGGCCACCCCTCAAGACTTTTTATGTAGTTCCTATTGCTTCTCCTCGCACTCTGAATCCGCCACCGTTTAATAATAGAACGCCATGACTTTCGGGTCCACATATCGCAAGCAGAATTAGCTAACCTACCCCGGCGCCTGTCCTTCACTTACGCCATCACTCAATGAACGCTGGCTGAGTAGTGCTTTTGCAAGGTCGCTTTCATCGAGGCTATATGCTATTATTCAATCGTGATGTACGACACAGTTTCAATTCGTGGGGACAGACGCAAAATATTTGCAACTTTACTATTTCACTAAACTTTGAGCTTGTAACTGAGGACTAGATCTAACTTAAGaagtaaataaatgaaaagaaagattaCTTTAAAAAGTAGACTTGTCCTTGAGGTGTCTTGGCTTGTTCCCATCCTTCAGGAAGTGGGAAGTGATCGAGAGTTAAGTCACAACTCTGTTGCTTTAAGTGCTGATGTACTGGTCGTTGTTGACCAGCTGCCAAAGTCTGTTGGAGTGAGGCTGGAGAGCTGTGTGCTCTCGAATGGTGAATATTGGCTGATGGTGAAGGGTTCAAAGCAAAATGCCCAGAATCTGTGCTgttttctctgctgtgtgAATTAGATGCCACAGAAGGAGACTTTGATCCAGTTGGAGGTGGTTTGAAGAAAGAATCTGGCAGATTTCGCAACCGAAATGGCAGCTGCAATGGTCTGTGGGCATCAGGCTTCAGTACGCTGTCAAACAAGGCTTGTAATTCGGAATCAGAATCGCCACGAATGTGTACGATTTGATTCCGTTCTTTGTGCTCGACCACTTCGggattttttgacattttaatGAT
This region of Daphnia pulex isolate KAP4 chromosome 9, ASM2113471v1 genomic DNA includes:
- the LOC124202599 gene encoding FUN14 domain-containing protein 1A-like isoform X2; its protein translation is MTSRAKPSKKETSGANEDFEVLDVRDMGKEAESLLQSLRKYVSEGSHSKQLAIGGVSGWVTGYMAMKIGKTVATAVGGSLILLQIANHKGYININWSKVNKDLEGATKKLAQQGSDPSIPKMLDKVQHFVVENGYFSCGFSGGFLIGLAS
- the LOC124202599 gene encoding FUN14 domain-containing protein 1A-like isoform X1 — its product is MTSRAKPSKKETSGANEDFEVLDVRDMGKEAESLLQSLRKYVSEGSHSKQLAIGGVSGWVTGYMAMKIGKTVATAVGGSLILLQIANHKGYININWSKVNKDLEGATKKLAQQGSDPSIPKMLDKAADYLDEQAEKAGRVLRKRTAGTRSWYHKLIGKKTSDGSEAFYIGFIGGSLAGLFIGVIF
- the LOC124202594 gene encoding transcriptional coactivator YAP1-A-like isoform X2; amino-acid sequence: MSKNPEVVEHKERNQIVHIRGDSDSELQALFDSVLKPDAHRPLQLPFRLRNLPDSFFKPPPTGSKSPSVASNSHSRENSTDSGHFALNPSPSANIHHSRAHSSPASLQQTLAAGQQRPVHQHLKQQSCDLTLDHFPLPEGWEQAKTPQGQVYFLNHLTQTTTWEDPRKKLLQQQIQPLSPAPPPNMVAPPLLSAVTAPVAGSNAAAVLAASQQALTQALGPLPDGWEQAVTPEGELYFIDHHTRKTSWFDPRLPIHMQKPPMVHAAGTQSAAALQQQQQITQQPAASGTSQQTLTPAQAAQQQLRLQRLQQEQDRLRQRQQEIIAMMERETRVRQQENSTGSQQQPEFAMRRNPLHTQSSSNSAAANELSSNTVDPFLSAASAAATAAVPHTCVNGTGNGAATNIPQSSTAPPSSLATDFHARQESADSGLGMGGSYSLPHTPEDFLASMDDTMDTTLDCPASVGTVDMNDMNDMNGGLEAGDLPAHMDTTDDLVPTLDLGEELSTDILNDVLLNSNKVDNVLTWL
- the LOC124202594 gene encoding transcriptional coactivator YAP1-A-like isoform X1, yielding MSKNPEVVEHKERNQIVHIRGDSDSELQALFDSVLKPDAHRPLQLPFRLRNLPDSFFKPPPTGSKSPSVASNSHSRENSTDSGHFALNPSPSANIHHSRAHSSPASLQQTLAAGQQRPVHQHLKQQSCDLTLDHFPLPEGWEQAKTPQGQVYFLNHLTQTTTWEDPRKKLLQQQIQPLSPAPPPNMVAPPLLSAVTAPVAGSNAAAVLAASQQALTQALGPLPDGWEQAVTPEGELYFIDHHTRKTSWFDPRLRNSNFFYYFVFICFSPLARHANVSFLFVPSSAIHMQKPPMVHAAGTQSAAALQQQQQITQQPAASGTSQQTLTPAQAAQQQLRLQRLQQEQDRLRQRQQEIIAMMERETRVRQQENSTGSQQQPEFAMRRNPLHTQSSSNSAAANELSSNTVDPFLSAASAAATAAVPHTCVNGTGNGAATNIPQSSTAPPSSLATDFHARQESADSGLGMGGSYSLPHTPEDFLASMDDTMDTTLDCPASVGTVDMNDMNDMNGGLEAGDLPAHMDTTDDLVPTLDLGEELSTDILNDVLLNSNKVDNVLTWL
- the LOC124202594 gene encoding transcriptional coactivator YAP1-like isoform X3, whose protein sequence is MSKNPEVVEHKERNQIVHIRGDSDSELQALFDSVLKPDAHRPLQLPFRLRNLPDSFFKPPPTGSKSPSVASNSHSRENSTDSGHFALNPSPSANIHHSRAHSSPASLQQTLAAGQQRPVHQHLKQQSCDLTLDHFPLPEGWEQAKTPQGQVYFLNHLTQTTTWEDPRKKLLQQQIQPLSPAPPPNMVAPPLLSAVTAPVAGSNAAAVLAASQQALTQALGPLPDGWEQAVTPEGELYFIDHHTRKTSWFDPRLPIHMQKPPMVHAAGTQSAAALQQQQQITQQPAASGTSQQTLTPAQAAQQQLRLQRLQQEQDRLRQRQQMERETRVRQQENSTGSQQQPEFAMRRNPLHTQSSSNSAAANELSSNTVDPFLSAASAAATAAVPHTCVNGTGNGAATNIPQSSTAPPSSLATDFHARQESADSGLGMGGSYSLPHTPEDFLASMDDTMDTTLDCPASVGTVDMNDMNDMNGGLEAGDLPAHMDTTDDLVPTLDLGEELSTDILNDVLLNSNKVDNVLTWL
- the LOC124202594 gene encoding transcriptional coactivator YAP1-A-like isoform X4 yields the protein MVAPPLLSAVTAPVAGSNAAAVLAASQQALTQALGPLPDGWEQAVTPEGELYFIDHHTRKTSWFDPRLPIHMQKPPMVHAAGTQSAAALQQQQQITQQPAASGTSQQTLTPAQAAQQQLRLQRLQQEQDRLRQRQQEIIAMMERETRVRQQENSTGSQQQPEFAMRRNPLHTQSSSNSAAANELSSNTVDPFLSAASAAATAAVPHTCVNGTGNGAATNIPQSSTAPPSSLATDFHARQESADSGLGMGGSYSLPHTPEDFLASMDDTMDTTLDCPASVGTVDMNDMNDMNGGLEAGDLPAHMDTTDDLVPTLDLGEELSTDILNDVLLNSNKVDNVLTWL